The Micromonospora sp. WMMD961 genome has a segment encoding these proteins:
- a CDS encoding class I SAM-dependent methyltransferase codes for MSENPQSDPGMYDAFAEEFLEHARDGAYNAYYDRPAVLAVVGSVRDLAVLDVGCGPGLYAESLVARGASRVVGVDASAAMVRLAAERVRGPVEFRQHDLNTPMSWATDGEFDVAVMPLVLPHVDDRVGALREIARLLRPGGRLVVSTHHPMDDWRRLGGSYFTVERVRERWNKGWDVAYWRQPLDVTCDEFSAAGFLIERVHEPRPSAQLRDRYPDVSERLSASPAFIVFSLVNAYGQPRRGPGGG; via the coding sequence GTGAGCGAGAATCCGCAGTCGGACCCCGGCATGTACGACGCCTTCGCCGAGGAGTTCCTCGAACACGCCCGTGATGGTGCGTACAACGCCTATTACGACCGGCCCGCGGTGCTGGCCGTCGTGGGCTCCGTGCGTGACCTCGCGGTGCTCGACGTGGGCTGCGGGCCGGGGCTGTATGCCGAGAGTCTGGTGGCCCGGGGTGCCAGCCGGGTCGTCGGTGTCGATGCCAGCGCGGCGATGGTGCGGTTGGCAGCCGAGCGGGTTCGCGGACCGGTCGAGTTCCGTCAACACGATCTCAACACCCCGATGTCGTGGGCCACTGATGGGGAGTTCGACGTGGCCGTGATGCCGTTGGTGCTGCCTCACGTCGACGATCGGGTCGGTGCGCTGCGGGAGATCGCCCGTCTGCTGCGGCCCGGCGGCCGGCTGGTCGTCTCCACGCATCACCCCATGGATGACTGGCGCCGTCTGGGCGGGAGCTACTTCACCGTGGAGAGGGTGCGGGAACGCTGGAACAAGGGGTGGGACGTCGCCTACTGGCGTCAACCGCTGGACGTCACGTGTGACGAGTTCAGCGCAGCTGGTTTTCTCATCGAGCGGGTGCATGAACCACGGCCGTCAGCACAGCTGCGCGATCGCTACCCGGATGTCTCGGAACGCCTGTCCGCCAGTCCCGCGTTCATCGTGTTCTCGCTCGTGAACGCGTACGGTCAGCCGCGTCGTGGCCCCGGCGGAGGGTGA